The Buttiauxella selenatireducens genome has a window encoding:
- a CDS encoding glucosamine inositolphosphorylceramide transferase family protein, with the protein MLNKNNKLIKKLFFHESWDIMVIKNSMHSFPDNTLDILSHSKAQLLNKKYTFQADPFIIEKEDKLFIFYEAFSFLNSKGVLKCRVLNSNMEEIEDIKLQGFDDLRCHLSFPFVFFHDDKLFMIPESSERKEVILFQSTEFPARWEKVKVLLSNVEYTDNVYFTLDGVSYLLSTTLDNEMVIHTASDLFGNWEKIEPSLTLCNYHHRGAGMPYSTNNRNYILTQECLPGLYGKSIYIKELINLNSSEFEERLVANIVPEINKSAGIHTFNFSKSYIVYDTKNWIFSFFSPFKKIIFKCFVKYRKQYFA; encoded by the coding sequence ATGTTAAACAAAAACAATAAATTAATTAAAAAGTTATTTTTCCATGAGTCCTGGGACATCATGGTCATTAAAAATAGCATGCATTCATTTCCTGATAATACACTGGATATTCTCAGTCATTCAAAAGCACAGCTGCTTAATAAAAAATACACATTTCAGGCAGACCCTTTTATTATCGAAAAAGAAGATAAGCTTTTTATCTTCTATGAAGCATTTAGCTTCCTTAACTCAAAGGGAGTACTGAAGTGCCGTGTTCTGAATAGTAATATGGAAGAGATTGAAGATATCAAACTGCAAGGCTTTGACGATTTGCGATGCCACCTGTCGTTTCCTTTTGTTTTTTTCCATGATGATAAACTGTTTATGATTCCGGAATCATCAGAAAGAAAGGAAGTCATTCTCTTTCAATCCACTGAGTTCCCGGCACGTTGGGAAAAAGTAAAAGTGTTACTTTCCAATGTCGAATATACCGATAATGTCTACTTTACTTTGGATGGCGTCAGCTATCTCTTATCCACTACGCTGGATAATGAAATGGTTATTCACACTGCAAGTGACTTGTTCGGTAACTGGGAAAAAATAGAGCCTTCGTTAACCTTGTGTAATTACCACCATCGCGGTGCCGGAATGCCTTATTCCACCAATAACAGAAATTATATTCTCACTCAGGAATGCTTACCGGGGCTGTATGGTAAATCCATTTATATCAAAGAGTTAATCAACTTAAACTCATCAGAATTCGAAGAGCGACTGGTGGCTAATATTGTTCCAGAAATTAATAAAAGCGCCGGTATTCATACTTTTAATTTTTCTAAAAGTTATATTGTCTACGACACCAAAAATTGGATATTCAGCTTCTTCTCGCCATTTAAAAAGATAATCTTTAAATGTTTTGTCAAATACCGGAAACAGTATTTTGCCTGA